AACTATCTACTGCTTCATTAAGATCTGTACCAGCTTCTTCTTTTTCAGTTGCAATAACCATTAAATCACTTAACCTGTTATCTCCCATAGTTAAGCGCAAATAACTTTTCACTCTTTTCAATGTCGAAAAAAAGCGTTCATTGGAAGCAGTTCTAACAggcaatgttaaaaatattgttatagaacTATAAATGAACTATAGTTGTATTGGCGATCCACAAAATATTgtgacaaatcaaaaaaaaaatacaaaattattgttatttgttttatactataattttatgaaaatatgatctCCATAAaaagtgtgttaaaaaaaaaaatcatgggaTGCATTTGCATACCCTTGCATCCAGGGGCAGATTggcctatcgggaaatcgggaaacttcccgatgggccggtataattattataatatacttacaaaacaaattatatttttataatttagcataaaatatattagaaaatcaaatacctaNNNNNNNNNNNNNNNNNNNNNNNNNNNNNNNNNNNNNNNNNNNNNNNNNNAGCTATAaaaatcgaacattttataaatttttaatttgataaatttcgtcataattcaaactttaaatgcatgtgcgcctatgtatttttaatatttttcaattgctattgtaataatatatcaggagccttgtattaaattttcacggtTTTTGGCCcaaccaataacattttatttttatttatagaaaaaaaaaactaaaaaatttaaattttaaatgttctgtAAAAAGATCaaagatcaaattattttcaaaattgtatggtgtatacataatgctaatataaacattcagtgacattttcaagtatctacagtcattcgttttttaattacaacaaaataagaaaaccgttacatgagaaattgagtgaatatcaaatgtaaaaatatgaatttcaaacgctcataaaaatttaatttgactttcttcttttcattttttttttgcttgaggtaaacaaatttatgaggaatcgtgtattacatttacaaatcttagatttataaataaaatgttttataaatttctaactcaaaataattttcaaactttcgtcatatttacgtattttgtcaatatttgagcctataaaaaaaattggtacttTTCTGTTATCCCTACTACCGCGAGTCTCAATTCTGTTATCTCGACTACCTCGCCGATGCTGATTTAGATAAAACCGATAATAAATCATAGAcatggatataaatataaaaatttaaaatacctccCCAATacagttcatattttatacgtacATAGAccttttttatgagcatttgaatatataattttaacgaaaATTGTGTATTTAGTGGTAATTTATCAAACTCAATAAGACCTTAAAGCACTAAGCAGTCACCCACCTACCACTTGCAAAAGTTATGGGGTAAATATATATGGGGTATATTTACCCAGTAGCCATACGTGTTCTGTACTACTAAGCTAGGTCTAGTCTAACgcactgtctccgctcagaatcatatTACGTatccaatgatttatcattgaattcaaatataacacatacacATTACAATGACATACTTGAcaactactatacagcagagtggtacccacttgtccagctttttaatttatatataaatatatatatttaatatcttgaTGATTTTgtggtttatattataacactacaCTACTGTGATGACTGATAataaacgttatactaatataatatattattatataaatagcaattcatgtgtattatgtatgaaaatacTGAACTATCGgaatagtactatagtagtagAGATAACAGAATAGAGTAGTCGCGGCATCGAGTGGTAGTAGGGATAACAGAAAAGTACCAAAAAATTGTgtcaatggatttttaatttttttcatctgcctttgaaacaattatactaggagccttctatttgcggtgcagggccggtttgatccatatttcccgggccgaaaaaattcgccaatccgcccctgcttGCATCccacaaatgacgccactgtagAAGTggctggtaataataataatattgtcagtaggtactatataggtataagaaaaaGCTAGCGCTCCCCTGCAgaatttattggaaaaaaattataaataataataataatatcttatagtcAGTCGACAGCCGTGGTTCATGTTTTACGGTCGATTTTTGTTACTGCGACGGGCGACGGTCTCTTAACGTTCTAGTGTAtttctaaaagtaaaataaattacatatctACTGTAAAAGTGACTCAAAGTCTacatctactgtacagcagaacagTTACCTACTTTccccttatttttttaaactttaattcgttgattttttcattatacaaattaaaaaggaGAAAGTACTTAACATATTCTTattcattacatatttacatatctgCGGCTAATCATTAGTTCTGTTGTTCTGTAAGTTAATACGTTTTTTAATTTCCGATCTCAATCgatccattatacattataatagcaTATATCTGTGAACCATAGCTATgaactaagataataataattatgatcttataatattatattattatattatgtctataattaGCCTATGGATCGAGCCGACTGGCTGGGCCTGGTCCAACAGTTCCCCACACCACATTAATTTAGTCATGTCCGTCACCATCCGATCGACCGGCGACCACTGACTATAGCTACTGTAGCCGTTTGCTATTAGCTAATAGAATGTAGACATGTATAGTCATTCAGCGAGTAGAGTGGGACACGCGGAAGTTCCACGGCGACGGCACGAACTATGTGGATCCACGTGGTTTATCACTGCCCACCGCGTATCAACGGCGGCTGATAACGAGGCGGCGGCAGGGGCTGATAATTAGTGATAACTGGCACCCGACGGGCCTACGTCACAGTTCAGCAGCTATTATAGCCTATGGGCAATTGGCTATAAGTGACTAGTGAGTGTGCGTCCGAACTGTGAGTGGCTAGTGGAGTGACACTATAGTAGAGTGACTACTACGGTTACGTGATTAGCTGCTGCTGTTGGCCGGTCCACAGTCGTTCCGCGATAAAGGCGTTGGTCCGTCCGTCGTCCGATCGCCGGTGTTCCGCAAGGCGTCTGTGTTCCTGTCGCCTACCGCCGCCGTGGCCACGATGTACGCCTAAACAGAGACACGGTCGTGCCTCCTCTAGCAATTGATACACGCGATCCACCGTCGGAGACGCACAACGGACCCACATCCGAGCAAGGTACATCCACCCGAACGCCGTTTCCGGGAGGCACTGCCACCGATTGCCGAACACACGgtagcccccctccccccagtCAAGGCTTCCGATCCGGTCGCTAGCCTCCTACTTTTCCACCGTTTCAAACACATACGTGTATAGATATTGctataatttcttatattatgcattttatatagtcatagtaataataataatgcatgtgTGGTGTGCACACAGGTCAAAAACGACTAAATAGAGTATATATCAAGtcctttttgaaattttattttcgttttatgtTCTATGTTTTGACAATGTTCTTCACAAAAGATGCCTGCCAAGGACCGGACTGCAACGACAATGGTGTCCCGCAACCGTCCACCGACTGATTCTAGGCCTAAATCAAGACCGAAGAAAATTGACAAAGTAAGCCGCCCCgataacaacaatattgttgTGTATCTTCTTACTtacacaatgtttttattaccgTTTAACAATggctattattgttttattatcaaacatattattacataacaattaacatatgTCTGTATCCTCAACTGCTATCTTGGTCAAATATTTGCGCCAACACAATTTTTGCTTTAGATTtgagttacaaataaatattgtaaatctaTGTTAGTTGTGATAAATTACTGCATccatttaatctttttttatatgactgCATCCTTAGTATTATCTTAAAAACTCTATcttcaatttgtttttgttttttgtaggACATAATCATACTTTATAACTAGTTAGTAACTCTTTTTACCTTGAGCGATTATGACACAAATGGTAGGTATTCATTCCAATTATGtgacaataaacatttttctttgtattttattattgctcaattaaattctattattatgcttattcaataatatttctatgtagtctgtattttattaagtgccttgatatttatttgattagaCAGTTCCATAATTcagtgttatataatttattaggtactagttaatttcaatgttttatattgattattataatattacctgatAGTTAACTTTAAAATCTGTTTGCACAAAATTCTAATCACGTTGTTAAGAAATCCAAAATACCAGTTTATAAAGTAAGACAAATCTATCtcacttatataattttaaatatttgtaaatgtaaaaaCCTTAATTTAAGTAGgcaccaaaataataaaattaaaaataactagatGAGtacctaaaaagaaaaaaaaattgaaaaagttccaaattttttatttatttagaattatttcaaaatacattaatatggtCTTGACTGATGTATAagatacctatttttttaattgttttatttaattatctactTGTTAGAAgttattgaaattgtttttttctaactaATAACTTTTTGAATTATTACAGATACATTGATGCTTAACTACTATcggaatataattttaaaatattttcaccaaTGCATTTAACACTTATGTATTGTTGATATGTTATTGACGTTGACCAGTTCTAATATACTGCTTAcacctaacattttttttaggtattacaAAACGGCCAGAGTAATTCTAAATtcaaacaacttaaaaaatcaacaaaaatggATGTCCACTCACTTGTGGTATGGAAACATCCCATCTTAACTTTAGATTATTTCTGTAAAGAAGTAGTTTGTTTATCCAAATCATTTGTTAAAAAGTAAGTTACATTAAAAACTTGCATAGTTattacttgtaatttttttttaaaaagatttgttttaaattcaacaAGTTATCCATTGCATACACCAAAAAGTAATTCAATTGctataaaactgttttttaaagTGTCTCAAAGAGtgcaaaattgttttatattttatttacattaagatatacctatttttctttggttttatcaattttttttataaatatctaaatacaatttagtatttacataaatCTGCATAATATAAGAtcctaaatatttttccaaatttggTTAATTAATATTCCTGTTTCCCATAAAaggagtttttatttttaaattgtattatttgaacagttgttaaaataatttaatggacCTTGGTATCATACTCAAGCACACTTATCAATTACatgttcaaattaaatattatgttgatcaagaaaataaataacattaaactgTTAGTGACATACAATTTGTATggtctttttttaaaaactgttacataggtattattacattgtataatattgaaatgtgtaatttatgaaattaattatttattttgttatcaacaataattaatctGAGCTATGAtgattaactatatttttattgcttttcAAATTATATGCAGTTAGTTGTAtggttatttagttttattttaatttttaatcaaataacaatgtaatttcagataattcttaaatacattttgtcatgttattttataacaaattatatgatttttaaatagcattaaattatttcagtaaCATATTTACTAAAGGTCAATAGTttgaataatagttaatagtaaaactgattgtattcatttttatttttcagattaatttgttataagttatatgtgCTTCTGGCACTTTTAGTAATTTCTActccaattattttactatacattgaAGGTCCTCATTTACCAGTAagtcattttgttttaattaaaataagttaatgtaaattaattttgttattgatgttttagatattaatatggGCAAAATCAAAAGTTGTATGGTGTCTCTATTGGTTAGGTCTAGGAGTTTTATCATCTGTTGGTTTTGGTACAGGCCTTCATACATTCCTTCTCTATTTGGGCCCGCACATAACCTCTGTCACTTTGGCCGCCTATGAATGTGGAGGACTTAACTTCCCTGAACCCCCATATCCAGAACAGTAAGttcttcttattttaatttattttatatactcatattatgtaattatttttaatacattttttcagaattatttgTCCTGATGAAGTTGACAGCGCCTGGATAGCCAGTTTAtggaatattatgttaaaagtaCGAGTTGAAGCCATGATGTGGGGAGCAGGAACTGCTCTTGGTGAATTGCCTCCATACTTCATGGCTCGTGCTGCTAGACTTTCTGGTAGACCACCAGATGAAGACAAGGAAGATTTGATAGAATTTGAAGAATTACTGAAAAAAGAAAAGCATCCTGAAACTATGGTTATATTTCTTAGTTCATTATGTTTATTGTGTGGTAattcatatttctattttagaCTCTGGTAGACAAGTCAAAATTGTTTGTCGAGCGACTCGTTAA
This is a stretch of genomic DNA from Acyrthosiphon pisum isolate AL4f chromosome A3, pea_aphid_22Mar2018_4r6ur, whole genome shotgun sequence. It encodes these proteins:
- the LOC100168434 gene encoding vacuole membrane protein 1 isoform X2, which encodes MDVHSLVVWKHPILTLDYFCKEVVCLSKSFVKKLICYKLYVLLALLVISTPIILLYIEGPHLPILIWAKSKVVWCLYWLGLGVLSSVGFGTGLHTFLLYLGPHITSVTLAAYECGGLNFPEPPYPEQIICPDEVDSAWIASLWNIMLKVRVEAMMWGAGTALGELPPYFMARAARLSGRPPDEDKEDLIEFEELLKKEKHPETMTLVDKSKLFVERLVKKVGFFGILACASIPNPLFDLAGITCGHFLIPFWTFFGATLLGKAAIKMSIQVLFVVVAFNETLIASVLDIVGKIPGVGKKLQAPITTFLENQKQRLHAKKDSKGTNIAVKLFDLFVLSMVLYFIVSLINSMAQNYYKRNHKTSKKRLSD
- the LOC100168434 gene encoding vacuole membrane protein 1 isoform X1, translated to MPAKDRTATTMVSRNRPPTDSRPKSRPKKIDKVLQNGQSNSKFKQLKKSTKMDVHSLVVWKHPILTLDYFCKEVVCLSKSFVKKLICYKLYVLLALLVISTPIILLYIEGPHLPILIWAKSKVVWCLYWLGLGVLSSVGFGTGLHTFLLYLGPHITSVTLAAYECGGLNFPEPPYPEQIICPDEVDSAWIASLWNIMLKVRVEAMMWGAGTALGELPPYFMARAARLSGRPPDEDKEDLIEFEELLKKEKHPETMTLVDKSKLFVERLVKKVGFFGILACASIPNPLFDLAGITCGHFLIPFWTFFGATLLGKAAIKMSIQVLFVVVAFNETLIASVLDIVGKIPGVGKKLQAPITTFLENQKQRLHAKKDSKGTNIAVKLFDLFVLSMVLYFIVSLINSMAQNYYKRNHKTSKKRLSD